Genomic DNA from Methanosarcina sp. MTP4:
CTGGGAAATGTCGCGCACTTCCTCTTTGTCGGTGTCAAAATTCACATCAACGTAATTGAGTTCACCATCAATCCTGTGCTCTTTGTATACAACCTCAACCAGTAATCTGGGCATCTGATTTTTTGACGTACTCCTATAATTGATAAGCCCATTAATCAGAGCTTTAGTGAATTCATTGAGGTCCTCTTCACTAACTTCAATGCCCTGTCTCTTCGCTGCGTTATCGTTGAAAACAGCATAGGTTTTGAAAAGTGCATAGGGAGATATGTATTTGGACCAGATTGTAGACTGGCTTTTTCCTTCTCCACTAGCATAGGCAGAATTACCCTGCATGAATTTTATTTCTGCGGGATTGACAGATTTGCTCCACATGACCTGCAATGGACCTGTGATGTCATACTTGGGCTTGGTAATTACTGCACCAAATAATCTAACATCAATATATTCATTTAAAAGGTGGCCAGGCAGATCATCCTCTTTTACACCGGAGTCTTTCATGATCTCTTTGATCAAACTGGTGCATGACATTACCTTTCCGCCCTCATCCTTTTTTGTGCGGACAAGAACATTGTGTCCCGTTGCCTGCCATTCGTCCCTTATAAAACGCTTTATCCGAACGTCGGAAACTTCAAGTTGACCCGTAACTTCGTCATGTCTGGGTTTGTTATCATTGAGCATATCCCCGTTCGGGTTTGCCATAGTGCTGTCCCATATAAGCAAATATTCTCTTGTGTTAGCCATTTATTCCTCAGCTCCTTTATCATCTGTAATATCATCTTTTGATTTCCCAATCCATTGCTGCATTCCCCAGAAGAAAATGTATTTAGCTTCGTCACTGGATAATTTCTCATCACCTATTCCCATAAGCTCTTTTGAGGAAGAAATCAGGTCTTTTAAATATCCTTTATTCTGTGCCCCATATTTGTACATCAGTTCCGAGCATTGGTTTGTGAAGTAAACAAATGTCTTGAAATCATACTTCCTTCCAAAGAAGAAATTCTTTTCAAGGTAAGATTCAGTATTTTGTTTGTCATCTCCACCTTTGTACTTTTTAGATTCGTATATCATCTTTCCATAAAGACGACCGAGCAAAAACCATGCTTTTTTGACATCACTATCAAAGAATTCTTTGTTAATTTCAAAGAACTCCTCAACATTTTCATATTTTGCCATATCGTAACCTCTATCATTTTGTTCAACAAAATTCCAACCCTTATCAAGGCAACCGCAGTCTACAAGGAAATTATATACCCGGTGGATTGTGAATATGCTTGATTTATACCCCGCAAAATAATCATGCTTGTATTTTCCCATCGCACGGGAAAAGAAAAGATTCCGGTTTATTTTGTTTCCATGAAATATGTTTTTCAGGAAGTTCTTAGCTTCGTTTGTGTTGAATATTTCACCTGGTTTTGAAGAATTCCCAAGTAAATTAGAAAGTATCTGCCAGAGAGCCAGATGATTTCCTGATTTAGTTTTATATTTACGTTCAAATTCTGCAATTTTTGTGAACTTTGAAGGCATTACATCGCTTATTTTGTAGGTAATTTTCCATTCAGATTTTCCCGCAGGGGCTGAAATGAAAAGAATATCAACTTCAGTATCACACTTTCCAACAGCTTCCATTACATCGGCTTCGTTTTCACGAAGGTTCTTAAGGAGGTTTCGACCTTCTTTTACGTCTCCAATATTGGAGAATTCAAAGATCTCTTTGATCTCTTCATTATAATCATGAGGCAGGAATAAAATTTCACTTCCTCCCCACCAGGTCTTAAGAAACGTGTCTACATGTTTTTTTCCGAAAAGTATGTGCTGAATGCAACTTTTACAGATGCCGTAAGAAAGGCCTTCTGTATTCGAAAATATCTCTTTATCATTCGTATAGCACTTATATATGATGCTATCACACAGCGCATCTGTGTGCTGACCGCATATCTGGCAAAATCCAGGTGAAGATCCTTTTCTTAATCCCTTTTTTTCTATTTCATCCAGAAACTTCTGTTTTGAGATATCGATTGGTTTTTGGCCGTTTTTCTTGAAAAGTACAACATAATTTATCCCTTCATAATCTTTGAGTCTAGAATCCAGTAATTGTTTGACTTCGTTGAGCCTTTCAAGAGGGATATCAATAAATTTTAATGAATCTTTGATTCTACTATCTTTTAAAGAATCTTTTTTGATAAGGGCTCCAACAAACCAGTTTCCCTGTGTATATAATAGTCCATCCCTGAACACTTGTTTTTCAAAATCCCTTGTATCTATGAAAACAGAGTCATCGCAGATATTAACATCAATAATTAATTCATAATCACCATTTTCTTCTTTTTGCCATAAATCGACCAGATCTTTTTCCCCTTCTATATCCTGGACGATTTTTCCAATGTTACAAATAGTTTCAATCATTTTTAATCCCGCAGCAAAGTCTTTTCATGGATTGAACCTTTGTTTTTTTCAATCACATATTCCCCGATTTCTTTCATCGTTTCGATCACAGAATGTACACACTCCTAATAAATATCATATGATGATCAAATTTAATTACTTATTAATGTTGTGCCTTTATACCCAATACCTAATCTTGTAAATATTAAACATTCATTACTAAACAAATAATATATACTTTTCTAATTTTTAATATATTAATAAATATATTTATTTAACTAAAACATATCTACTATATTTAGCAAAACATATATGGCATACACAACAATATTTACCATACAATGAAAAACCTCACATTAATATCCACCATCTATTCCCTTGAACCGGTCATTGTCTGTATAACCAGGCTCTCCCCCTCAAAGATCGTACTCATAAGCGAAGAGGGGGCAGTCGAGAAAAAAGTACGGTCCGAAGAAACCATCGAGAAGACCTTTGGAAATATACTCGAAGTCGAGAAAAAGTACACATCCCTTTACGATACCGTGCGCGTGGCTCAGGACGTTGCGAACCTCATTGAGGAGGAACATGCTAAGGGCAACCAGGTAATTGTAAACGTCTCAGGGGGGAGGAAGCCGCAGGCGTTCGGGGCGCTCTTTGGGGCGTATGCGCGGAATGATATGGTTCAAAGGATCGTTTACGTGACCGAGGAGGACAGCATGATTATTGATTTTCCGGTGCTGAGTTTTAACCTCTCGGATACTAAAAAGATCATACTTGAGCAGATTCAGGAAGGGGTTTCTGCAGTGCCTCAGATTGCGGCTACTGTCGGTATCTCCAAGGGTATGACCTACAACCATCTGCGTGAACTCAAGTCAATGGGATACATTGCTGACGGAGAAAAAGGGTACGAAATTACAGATGCAGGTAAAATCGCTGCCATTTGAGAGGGTATTTTTTTTTATTCCTTATCTTTTCTTCAACTTCTTTTTTCTTTTTGGTATTTTCATTGGAAAGTCCGTTTGAGCGAGCAGAGCGAGCGAAACGGACACCGTACTCCCGAGGCGGAATTGTATGAAGGAACAAATATGAGATCCGGTTTTCCATCTAAATCATTGCAGCAACTTCCAAAGTCTCTGCAAATCAGCACTGCAAATTTTCCGAACGGTGTTTCGTCATAGATGTTGATTTTCTCCCCGTGTACCATACCGAGGCCACAAGCACTGGGATCTTCAAATTCCGACGGTGTGATCTTGAAGGGGAGGAAGAAGGTTCCTATTGGAATACATAATCATGCGGCATACGTTGTGCCTTTCTTCATCGTAATAACTACCTGCAATTATAATCATTTCCGGATATTGTTTTTCGATGTCTGTCAGCCACTCTTCGCACATACAAAGCTCAGGCAGGCAAACGATGTTGACTTGTTTTAGTGGATCTTGCTCGCGAATCCTTTGGAAAATCACTTCTTTTAAATGTTTCCTTAAGTTTCAATCCATGTTTTAGTGGATCTTGATCGCGAATAGGATGAGATCAGAAATGGAAAATATGGTGTATCACAGTTTCAATCCTTGTTCAGTACTTCACCAACTCGTAAGTAGCGATTCTAACATCGATTTTCCGATATAATACCAAAATTATACATATTTGGATTATTTTATTCACAACCTATGGCTAAAACAAAACACAAATCAAAAAATATTGACGTTTGTACTTTGGATGGAGCCAAATGTATAACCCTCGTTGTTAAATTGCTTGTTAAGCATGTTCCAATGTCTATTAGATCAAGCCAAACCCCTAATCAATTTTTCAAGGTTCTAACGTCACTGGCCATCCAAAAGTTATCCATTCACTCAATTCAACGTCTAGGTTCAAACATACCCAGCGAAAACTCGTTACATCATAATCTGAAAAAAATCGACATAGAGCAGTTAGAAACAGTAAATCACCTTATGCTTGCTGAACAAGTTAAGCCTTTCATAATACCTGGAAAAAAGTATGCATTTGCTATTGATCTTACAGATGATCCTTACTATGGGGAAAAGGAA
This window encodes:
- the cas7b gene encoding type I-B CRISPR-associated protein Cas7/Csh2 produces the protein MANTREYLLIWDSTMANPNGDMLNDNKPRHDEVTGQLEVSDVRIKRFIRDEWQATGHNVLVRTKKDEGGKVMSCTSLIKEIMKDSGVKEDDLPGHLLNEYIDVRLFGAVITKPKYDITGPLQVMWSKSVNPAEIKFMQGNSAYASGEGKSQSTIWSKYISPYALFKTYAVFNDNAAKRQGIEVSEEDLNEFTKALINGLINYRSTSKNQMPRLLVEVVYKEHRIDGELNYVDVNFDTDKEEVRDISQVTLDLEKLSRYYENKKDAIDTVRIYRHGSVRVENLLEDFEVIEI
- the csa3 gene encoding CRISPR-associated CARF protein Csa3, with translation MKNLTLISTIYSLEPVIVCITRLSPSKIVLISEEGAVEKKVRSEETIEKTFGNILEVEKKYTSLYDTVRVAQDVANLIEEEHAKGNQVIVNVSGGRKPQAFGALFGAYARNDMVQRIVYVTEEDSMIIDFPVLSFNLSDTKKIILEQIQEGVSAVPQIAATVGISKGMTYNHLRELKSMGYIADGEKGYEITDAGKIAAI
- a CDS encoding TIGR02556 family CRISPR-associated protein; this translates as MIETICNIGKIVQDIEGEKDLVDLWQKEENGDYELIIDVNICDDSVFIDTRDFEKQVFRDGLLYTQGNWFVGALIKKDSLKDSRIKDSLKFIDIPLERLNEVKQLLDSRLKDYEGINYVVLFKKNGQKPIDISKQKFLDEIEKKGLRKGSSPGFCQICGQHTDALCDSIIYKCYTNDKEIFSNTEGLSYGICKSCIQHILFGKKHVDTFLKTWWGGSEILFLPHDYNEEIKEIFEFSNIGDVKEGRNLLKNLRENEADVMEAVGKCDTEVDILFISAPAGKSEWKITYKISDVMPSKFTKIAEFERKYKTKSGNHLALWQILSNLLGNSSKPGEIFNTNEAKNFLKNIFHGNKINRNLFFSRAMGKYKHDYFAGYKSSIFTIHRVYNFLVDCGCLDKGWNFVEQNDRGYDMAKYENVEEFFEINKEFFDSDVKKAWFLLGRLYGKMIYESKKYKGGDDKQNTESYLEKNFFFGRKYDFKTFVYFTNQCSELMYKYGAQNKGYLKDLISSSKELMGIGDEKLSSDEAKYIFFWGMQQWIGKSKDDITDDKGAEE